The following are from one region of the Ischnura elegans chromosome 12, ioIscEleg1.1, whole genome shotgun sequence genome:
- the LOC124169253 gene encoding uncharacterized protein LOC124169253 has product MWILINSKWIFGVLLMLFTISVSVDYTCDNITSERVSYFVSPNDIPSYCSLTVTVNDPAVTQLRLDFETFKLEQPTISGVNPGANIYPPYLCNNDTFTVSSPSTGASGNLGFKNLCGENSGQHMYVPVNATMGSASLEFVFELADRTRYPGLISPQWKIKITQIDCCANDTKDLCAPQGCLQYYPERTGQFESFNYNGGKGHYQGYLNYAICFKRYDGVCSIQYTSTGFQLATDNIQYPYGTSGCNVATDSEYLGSQDYLLIPDARVDSTGIMESLFCSYYLRNKTTRTSAPGPMYVIFHTDGLADETVLEPEIVFQMRYSESGTGCYRTNWING; this is encoded by the exons ttGATTATACCTGCGATAATATTACTTCGGAAAGAGTTTCTTACTTCGTCTCGCCGAACGATATACCTTCGTACTGCTCACTAACGGTGACTGTAAATGACCCAGCGGTTACTCAGCTAAG gttGGACTTCGAAACATTCAAATTAGAGCAGCCCACTATATCGGGGGTTAATCCAGGAGCAAATATTTACCCGCCGTATCTGTGTAATAACGACACCTTTACAGTGTCATCGCCGTCAACTGGTGCGTCCGGGAATCTAGGATTCAAGAATCTGTGCGGTGAAAACTCGGGGCAACATA tgTATGTCCCCGTGAACGCAACAATGGGAAGTGCATCCTTGGAATTTGTATTCGAGCTTGCGGATCGAACACGGTATCCTGGACTGATTTCGCCTCAATGGAAGATAAAAATAACCCAAATTGACTGCTGTGCTAACGACACAAAGGATCTATGCG CTCCTCAAGGGTGCCTGCAGTACTATCCAGAACGAACTGGACAATTTGAAAGCTTCAACTACAACGGCGGCAAAGGCCACTATCAAGGATATCTGAATTACGCCATCTGTTTCAAGAGATACGATGGAGTCTGCAGTATCCAGTACACGTCCACGGGATTCCAATTAGCCACTGACAATATCCAATATCCATATGGAACTTCTGGATGCAACGTTGCCACTGACTCTGAATATCTCGGCTCACAGGATTACTTGCTCATACCAGACGCTCGAGTTGACTCTACCGGAATCATGGAATCACTTTTCTGTAGCTATTACCTCAGGAATAAAACGACCAGAA cgtCTGCTCCTGGACCAATGTACGTGATCTTCCACACCGATGGTTTGGCTGATGAAACCGTGCTTGAGCCAGAAATAGTATTCCAAATGCGATACAGCGAAAGTGGAACAGGGTGCTACAGGACAAATTGGATAAACGGATAA